Proteins from a single region of Candidatus Obscuribacterales bacterium:
- a CDS encoding electron transfer flavoprotein subunit alpha/FixB family protein translates to MAQGILVFIEQRNGQVRKSSLEALSEAARLIGNVGGSVSAVVVGQNVKGLTAEISKYKPAKIFVVDSGDFANYSTEGYAQAVTEAVKKADPAFVFSAQTSMAKDLIPRVAARLDAPIATDVTEIKSEGSSLTAVKPMYSGKAYGVYEFASPLVFLTLRPNRFALAAADAGHQAQVEDLAVAAGNIRAKVGEVHAAKGQTIEVSEAPIIVAGGRGIKGPENWPVLQNLCDVLGAALGASRAVVDAGWIDHQHQVGQTGKTVSPQLYIACGISGAIQHLAGMSSSKVIVAINKDPEAPIFKHATYGIVGDVLEIVPKVTEELKHMNGKN, encoded by the coding sequence ATGGCACAGGGAATTTTAGTTTTCATCGAACAACGCAACGGACAAGTAAGAAAGTCCAGCTTAGAAGCATTGTCCGAAGCAGCTCGCTTGATAGGCAACGTTGGTGGTTCTGTTAGTGCAGTTGTAGTTGGTCAAAATGTAAAAGGACTGACTGCAGAAATTAGCAAGTACAAGCCGGCAAAAATATTTGTCGTCGATAGTGGCGATTTTGCTAACTACTCGACAGAAGGTTATGCGCAAGCTGTTACCGAAGCAGTTAAAAAAGCTGATCCGGCATTTGTATTCAGCGCTCAAACCTCAATGGCTAAAGATCTCATCCCACGCGTGGCTGCAAGACTAGATGCGCCAATTGCTACGGATGTTACCGAGATCAAGAGCGAAGGATCGTCATTGACGGCCGTTAAACCTATGTATTCCGGCAAAGCATATGGTGTTTACGAATTTGCTTCTCCATTAGTGTTTTTGACATTGCGTCCAAACAGATTCGCATTGGCTGCAGCTGATGCAGGGCATCAAGCACAAGTAGAAGACCTGGCAGTTGCCGCAGGCAACATTCGTGCCAAGGTTGGTGAAGTTCACGCCGCCAAGGGGCAAACAATTGAAGTTTCCGAAGCTCCAATTATCGTTGCCGGCGGTCGTGGTATCAAAGGACCGGAAAATTGGCCTGTGCTGCAAAATCTTTGTGATGTACTGGGTGCTGCACTTGGCGCTTCACGCGCCGTAGTCGATGCCGGTTGGATTGACCACCAGCATCAAGTTGGACAAACAGGCAAGACAGTAAGCCCGCAGTTGTACATTGCTTGTGGAATTTCCGGAGCCATCCAACACTTAGCCGGCATGTCGTCTTCTAAAGTCATTGTTGCTATCAACAAAGATCCGGAAGCGCCTATCTTCAAACATGCTACCTACGGCATCGTTGGTGATGTTCTTGAGATTGTGCCGAAGGTTACTGAAGAACTGAAGCACATGAACGGGAAGAATTAA
- a CDS encoding TIGR00730 family Rossman fold protein, whose amino-acid sequence MNDSRFVVDEITSKDTWQIFRVMSELVEGFDSMSKVGPAVSLFGSARIAQDSNECKLAEQIAFKLAQRGFAVITGGGPGVMEAGNKGAKAAGGVSIGLNIRLPNEEKPNPFQTIELDFRYFFIRKVMFVKYAMAFVMLPGGFGTLDELTEALTLIQTKKIKRFPVYLVGSKYWQPFIDWMQNTMLPQGFISPADMDLFAVYDDPDELVEHIAWCEAEKCYDKPELKKPENP is encoded by the coding sequence ATGAACGACAGTAGATTTGTAGTTGACGAAATAACGTCAAAAGACACGTGGCAGATTTTTCGTGTCATGTCCGAGTTGGTGGAAGGCTTTGACTCAATGTCTAAAGTTGGACCTGCTGTCTCGCTATTCGGTTCGGCACGCATAGCCCAAGATAGCAACGAATGTAAGTTAGCCGAGCAAATTGCTTTTAAATTAGCGCAAAGAGGCTTTGCTGTAATCACAGGCGGCGGACCTGGTGTGATGGAAGCGGGCAATAAAGGTGCCAAAGCAGCAGGCGGAGTATCCATTGGACTGAATATCCGTCTGCCCAACGAAGAAAAGCCGAATCCATTTCAAACTATCGAACTGGATTTTCGTTACTTCTTTATTCGCAAGGTGATGTTTGTTAAATACGCTATGGCTTTCGTGATGTTGCCAGGTGGTTTTGGCACGCTGGATGAATTAACAGAAGCGCTCACCTTAATTCAGACTAAGAAGATCAAGCGATTCCCAGTATATCTTGTTGGCTCAAAATATTGGCAGCCGTTTATTGACTGGATGCAAAATACAATGCTGCCGCAAGGGTTTATTTCTCCGGCAGACATGGACTTATTTGCCGTATATGACGACCCTGATGAACTCGTCGAACACATAGCCTGGTGTGAGGCGGAAAAGTGCTACGACAAACCAGAGCTTAAGAAGCCGGAAAATCCCTAA
- a CDS encoding electron transfer flavoprotein subunit beta/FixA family protein, whose amino-acid sequence MKIAVCIKSVPDTEAKIKVAGDSKNIDTADVRFITNPYDEFAIEEALKLKEKFGGETVAIAIGGNEATEVLRDSLARGIDSAIHVKDAELENLDPLSTAKILANVIKEGGYDVVFCGQQGVGGDNSAVPSMLAEFLDMPQVAMTVKLEVTDNKFKAEREIEGAHEIVEGNLPALFSAQKGLNEPRYPSIKGVMAARRKEIAVKDANALGVAGNFSADKRKMRLKQMVMPPERPQGKLIDGDVDTQAKTLVKLLREEAHVI is encoded by the coding sequence TTGAAAATTGCCGTCTGTATAAAGTCAGTTCCGGATACTGAAGCCAAAATCAAAGTTGCTGGTGACAGCAAGAATATTGATACAGCTGATGTTCGTTTTATTACCAACCCATATGATGAGTTTGCCATTGAAGAAGCTTTGAAGCTGAAAGAAAAATTCGGTGGAGAAACCGTTGCCATTGCAATCGGTGGAAATGAAGCAACCGAAGTTTTACGTGATTCATTGGCTCGCGGTATCGATTCGGCAATTCATGTCAAAGATGCAGAGTTGGAAAATCTTGATCCTCTGAGCACGGCGAAAATTCTAGCTAATGTAATCAAAGAGGGTGGTTACGACGTAGTATTCTGCGGACAGCAAGGAGTAGGCGGAGACAACAGCGCTGTTCCTTCCATGCTCGCTGAATTTTTGGATATGCCGCAAGTTGCGATGACAGTGAAATTGGAAGTGACAGACAACAAATTCAAAGCTGAGCGCGAAATCGAAGGCGCACATGAAATAGTCGAAGGCAATTTGCCTGCTTTGTTCAGTGCCCAGAAGGGCTTGAACGAACCACGCTATCCTTCAATCAAGGGTGTGATGGCAGCACGACGCAAAGAAATAGCCGTTAAGGACGCCAATGCTTTAGGCGTGGCCGGCAACTTTTCAGCAGACAAGCGCAAAATGCGTCTCAAGCAAATGGTTATGCCGCCGGAAAGACCGCAAGGCAAATTGATCGATGGTGATGTAGATACTCAGGCTAAGACCCTGGTGAAGCTTCTCAGAGAAGAAGCCCACGTAATCTGA
- the holA gene encoding DNA polymerase III subunit delta, translating to MPVIVLAGEEDFLLGRRVAELKAELVDPQWEAFNYVRMTNPDLQTINDNLASLPFGSGNKMILFDRCELFTKKKSAKDDSENDSKAGKRDLDDFNSALAAVAENTYVVFACPHNFDKNLKTSKTISVHAKIEEFVRQKYYPGSRKGNIETWCRKEAKLHGATMDDEAIYYLVDSTEANLRAIAMEIEKAATYLLPEKHITLEVVRKLSSYHSHVFTLADAWAAGNKQEALASLDELLSRQSGIPIIAFLHTTLSRWLDTKACADKLLSDMPGGAGVSRREISITEMARKVAYEINSRDWLVETDLKRIRNLSLNWLVEKRMRLCELENLVKTGQMSDKHALVSFIAG from the coding sequence ATGCCCGTTATCGTGCTGGCAGGAGAAGAAGATTTTTTGTTGGGTCGGCGTGTTGCCGAGCTAAAAGCTGAGCTTGTCGATCCGCAGTGGGAAGCATTCAACTATGTGCGGATGACAAATCCTGATTTGCAGACAATCAACGACAATTTGGCCAGCCTGCCTTTTGGATCGGGCAACAAGATGATCCTTTTTGATCGCTGTGAATTATTCACCAAAAAGAAATCAGCAAAAGACGACAGTGAAAATGACAGCAAAGCAGGCAAGCGTGATCTTGACGATTTCAATAGTGCTTTAGCCGCGGTTGCTGAAAACACCTATGTTGTTTTTGCTTGCCCGCATAACTTTGATAAGAATCTCAAGACGTCAAAGACGATAAGCGTGCACGCAAAAATTGAAGAGTTTGTCCGACAGAAGTATTATCCAGGTTCGCGCAAAGGCAATATTGAAACCTGGTGCCGCAAGGAAGCTAAGCTTCATGGCGCAACCATGGACGATGAGGCTATTTACTATTTAGTGGACAGCACAGAAGCTAACTTGCGCGCTATCGCCATGGAAATCGAAAAGGCCGCCACTTACCTTCTGCCGGAAAAGCATATTACTTTGGAAGTTGTGCGCAAGCTCAGCTCTTACCATTCACATGTATTCACGCTTGCTGATGCCTGGGCTGCCGGCAACAAGCAAGAGGCTTTGGCCAGTCTTGATGAATTGCTCAGTAGGCAAAGCGGTATTCCCATAATTGCTTTCCTGCATACTACATTATCTCGCTGGCTTGATACCAAAGCTTGCGCGGATAAGTTGTTGTCCGATATGCCGGGCGGCGCCGGTGTGAGTCGCCGAGAAATATCTATAACTGAAATGGCTCGCAAGGTTGCCTATGAAATCAATTCACGTGACTGGTTGGTGGAGACGGATTTAAAACGTATTCGCAATTTGTCTTTGAATTGGTTGGTGGAAAAACGCATGCGTTTGTGCGAGTTGGAAAACCTTGTTAAAACAGGTCAGATGTCCGACAAACACGCATTGGTATCCTTCATAGCTGGGTAA